In Rothia mucilaginosa, one genomic interval encodes:
- a CDS encoding PhoH family protein, which produces MTTSRPLSTARTVSFKSAAEMIAVLGPQDAHLTIIEDYFEQISLRPKDLDVLITGPSEAVNTAAKLLNELRVLSSHDTQITVQVIHRLMGMLGDELSNPAHSLSTSILSTRGTTIRPKTINQKKYVDAIDANTVIFGIGPAGTGKTYLAMAKAVQALQSHEVNRIILTRPAVEAGERLGFLPGTLNEKIDPYLRPLYDALHDMLEPETIPKLMEAGTIEVAPLAYMRGRTLNDAFIILDEAQNTTAEQMKMFLTRLGFGSKMVITGDITQIDLPGGAASGLKQVRNILQGVEDIHFSILESSDVVRHTLVSNIVSAYDQWGEDQKAMERKRNRKVKRATIEAAAEKLLDRAGINGGSEKNAAQNPNNAQTTPEGR; this is translated from the coding sequence ATGACTACCTCCCGACCTCTGTCGACCGCGCGCACCGTATCTTTCAAGAGCGCCGCAGAGATGATTGCCGTGCTCGGCCCGCAGGATGCGCACCTGACCATCATCGAGGACTACTTCGAGCAGATTAGCCTGCGCCCCAAGGACCTGGACGTGCTCATCACCGGCCCCTCCGAGGCCGTCAACACCGCCGCTAAGCTGCTGAACGAGCTGCGCGTGCTCTCCAGCCACGACACGCAGATTACCGTGCAGGTCATTCACCGCCTCATGGGCATGCTCGGCGACGAACTGAGCAACCCGGCGCACTCGCTGTCCACGAGCATTCTGTCTACCCGCGGCACCACGATTCGCCCCAAGACCATTAACCAGAAGAAATACGTGGACGCCATTGACGCGAACACCGTGATCTTCGGCATCGGCCCGGCGGGTACCGGTAAGACCTACCTCGCCATGGCGAAGGCTGTGCAGGCGCTGCAGAGCCACGAAGTGAACCGCATTATCCTCACCCGCCCCGCCGTGGAGGCTGGCGAGCGTCTGGGCTTCCTGCCCGGCACCCTCAACGAGAAGATTGACCCGTACCTGCGCCCGCTCTACGACGCACTGCACGACATGCTCGAGCCCGAAACTATCCCCAAGCTCATGGAGGCGGGCACCATTGAGGTCGCACCGCTGGCGTACATGCGCGGCCGCACCCTCAACGACGCATTCATCATCCTCGACGAGGCGCAGAACACCACCGCCGAGCAGATGAAGATGTTCCTGACCCGCCTGGGCTTCGGCTCGAAGATGGTCATTACCGGTGACATCACCCAGATTGACCTGCCCGGTGGCGCCGCCTCCGGTCTGAAGCAGGTGCGCAACATTCTGCAGGGCGTGGAGGATATTCACTTCAGCATCCTGGAATCCTCTGACGTGGTGCGACACACCCTGGTGTCGAACATTGTGTCCGCCTACGATCAGTGGGGCGAAGATCAGAAGGCAATGGAACGCAAGCGCAACCGCAAGGTCAAGCGCGCCACCATCGAGGCCGCAGCCGAGAAGCTGCTGGACCGCGCCGGCATTAACGGCGGCTCCGAAAAGAACGCCGCGCAGAACCCCAACAACGCACAGACCACCCCGGAAGGACGCTAA
- the ybeY gene encoding rRNA maturation RNase YbeY: MAEIEFDCEEPATGADPATDAFVRESFEAVDTEVLTRLVEHAFKRMHLADDTYLSIAIVNEDEMERVHIEWMDLPGPTDVMSFPMDELEPGTPENPSSGMLGDIILCPPVAARQGADAGHSTLDELCLLTTHGILHCLGYDHGTAEEEAEMFGIQRSILEEFLGRPAPVETRH; the protein is encoded by the coding sequence GTGGCAGAGATCGAATTCGACTGTGAAGAACCCGCAACCGGTGCCGACCCGGCAACCGACGCCTTCGTCCGCGAATCTTTCGAAGCGGTAGACACCGAGGTGCTCACCCGCCTCGTCGAGCACGCTTTCAAGCGCATGCACCTTGCCGATGACACCTACCTGTCCATCGCCATCGTGAACGAAGACGAGATGGAGCGCGTGCACATCGAGTGGATGGACCTGCCCGGCCCCACCGACGTGATGAGCTTCCCCATGGACGAGCTGGAACCGGGAACCCCCGAAAACCCCTCCAGCGGCATGCTCGGCGACATCATCCTCTGCCCGCCCGTTGCCGCACGTCAGGGCGCGGATGCGGGCCACAGCACCCTGGATGAGCTGTGCCTGCTCACCACCCACGGTATTCTGCACTGCCTGGGCTACGACCACGGCACCGCCGAAGAGGAAGCTGAAATGTTCGGCATTCAGCGCTCCATCCTCGAAGAGTTCCTGGGCCGCCCGGCACCGGTCGAAACCCGACACTAG
- a CDS encoding hemolysin family protein, producing the protein MDILLTALLAVLALCLTVVAAIAETAFTYLPHNEAEEAVEAHPDTLGARVLQRTLDGDSEAYTHPLRLTRLIAAATAVLATMTCLLNLVEVHALAVVLTLVIVALVGYPILHVLARALGRNRPVASIRVLARPVHYLSVLLSPATGLLDKLSVRLAPERSAEAPVGVFDEEELREFLDRASDAETIEDDEAQMVQSVFEMDDTRIRSLMVPRTDMLTASRDTPLREALSLFLRSGYSRMPVIGDSSDEILGVLYLKDAMRAFILHGEAPEGTALPTVVELMRPARFEPESKRAMDLLREMQRESTHVAIIVDEYGGTAGLITLEDLIEELVGDISDEYDRESPDYTLNDDGTFRLSARLGIDELGEIFGRELDDEDVDTVGGLLAKHLGMVPIVGSEIEIDGIHIRAIGSSGRRHQVDMLQAWYEPPRDEQQNAEGSTASSPRSHSAEVADILTVDTEPPAVAEPHAHPDLPGDAAEAEPATDKHGNR; encoded by the coding sequence GTGGACATTCTACTCACAGCCCTCCTCGCCGTTCTCGCGCTCTGCCTGACCGTGGTCGCGGCAATCGCCGAAACCGCATTCACCTACCTGCCGCACAACGAGGCTGAGGAAGCGGTGGAGGCACACCCGGACACCCTCGGTGCGCGCGTCCTGCAGCGCACCCTCGACGGTGACTCCGAGGCGTACACGCACCCGCTGCGCCTGACCCGCCTCATTGCGGCAGCCACCGCGGTGCTCGCCACCATGACCTGCCTGCTGAACCTGGTTGAGGTGCACGCGCTCGCCGTCGTGTTGACCCTCGTGATCGTTGCGCTGGTGGGCTACCCGATTCTGCATGTGCTAGCGCGTGCTCTGGGACGTAACCGCCCGGTCGCGTCGATTCGTGTGCTGGCTCGCCCGGTGCACTACCTGTCGGTTCTGCTGAGCCCGGCGACTGGTCTGCTCGATAAGCTCAGCGTGCGCCTGGCGCCGGAACGTTCGGCTGAGGCCCCGGTGGGTGTGTTCGATGAAGAGGAGCTGCGCGAGTTCCTGGACCGCGCCTCCGACGCTGAAACCATTGAAGATGACGAGGCGCAGATGGTGCAGTCCGTCTTTGAGATGGACGATACCCGCATCCGTTCGCTCATGGTTCCGCGTACCGACATGCTCACCGCTAGCCGCGACACTCCTCTGCGTGAGGCGCTGAGTCTGTTCCTGCGTTCGGGTTATTCGCGTATGCCGGTGATTGGTGATTCGAGCGATGAGATTCTGGGCGTGCTTTACCTGAAGGACGCGATGCGCGCCTTCATCCTGCACGGTGAGGCTCCCGAGGGTACCGCCCTGCCGACCGTGGTTGAGTTGATGCGTCCGGCACGTTTTGAGCCCGAGTCGAAGCGCGCCATGGATTTGCTGCGTGAGATGCAGCGTGAGTCCACGCACGTGGCGATCATTGTTGACGAGTACGGCGGCACCGCCGGCCTGATTACCCTTGAGGACCTGATTGAGGAACTGGTCGGTGACATTTCTGACGAGTACGACCGTGAGAGCCCCGATTACACACTGAATGATGACGGTACGTTCCGTCTCTCTGCCCGTCTGGGTATTGATGAGCTGGGCGAAATTTTCGGTCGTGAACTCGACGATGAAGATGTTGATACGGTGGGCGGTCTGCTCGCTAAGCATCTGGGTATGGTGCCGATTGTCGGTTCTGAGATTGAGATTGACGGCATTCATATTCGTGCGATTGGTTCGTCGGGCCGCCGCCACCAGGTCGATATGTTGCAGGCGTGGTATGAGCCGCCTCGTGATGAGCAGCAGAACGCTGAAGGTTCCACGGCGTCTTCCCCGAGGTCTCATTCCGCGGAGGTTGCTGACATCCTGACCGTAGATACGGAGCCGCCCGCTGTAGCTGAGCCGCATGCGCATCCGGATCTTCCGGGAGATGCTGCAGAGGCTGAACCTGCCACCGACAAGCACGGCAACCGCTAG
- a CDS encoding GTPase Era yields MDQEYTPLDLSTLDLSTPLPTYPENFRSGFASLVGRPNAGKSTLTNAMVGQKVAITSNRPQTTRHTIRGIVHKDEYQLILVDTPGIHRPRTLLGERLNDLVASTLSQVDVLGFCIPANEKIGPGDRYIASQLVASSNKPVVAIVTKADTVNSDELREQLLAVEALGEEVMSAERAARAKRAAHRAKQKGKGPKGKGGKNDAVPFAKGSGPAAKRRAGEVAEPMPVDGKGGWAAIIPVSAVKHFQVDAVADLLAQYTPLSPPLYPDGELTDEPEATLIAELVREAALEGAREELPHSIAVTVEEMEFREGRPEDNPLLDVHVNLYVERESQKYIIIGKGGSNLRKIGTKAREQIEALLGTRVYLNIHVKVAKEWQSDARALNRLGF; encoded by the coding sequence ATGGACCAGGAGTACACCCCGCTCGATTTGAGCACTCTGGACTTGAGCACCCCGCTACCGACCTACCCGGAGAATTTCCGTTCGGGCTTCGCGTCGCTGGTGGGCCGCCCGAATGCGGGTAAGTCTACTCTGACGAACGCTATGGTCGGTCAGAAGGTGGCTATCACCTCGAACCGTCCGCAGACGACCCGCCACACGATCCGCGGTATTGTGCACAAGGACGAGTACCAGCTGATTCTGGTGGACACCCCGGGTATTCACCGCCCCCGCACTCTGCTGGGTGAGCGTCTGAACGACCTGGTGGCGAGCACTCTTTCGCAGGTGGATGTGCTGGGCTTCTGCATTCCGGCGAATGAGAAGATCGGTCCGGGTGACCGTTACATTGCGTCGCAGCTGGTGGCGTCGAGCAATAAGCCGGTGGTTGCTATTGTGACCAAGGCCGATACCGTGAACTCCGACGAGCTGCGTGAGCAGCTGCTGGCTGTTGAGGCGCTCGGCGAGGAAGTCATGAGCGCTGAGCGTGCGGCTCGTGCTAAGCGCGCCGCGCATCGTGCGAAGCAGAAAGGTAAGGGCCCCAAGGGTAAGGGCGGCAAGAATGATGCTGTGCCTTTCGCGAAGGGTTCGGGCCCTGCGGCTAAGCGCCGTGCCGGTGAGGTCGCTGAGCCGATGCCGGTTGACGGTAAGGGCGGCTGGGCTGCGATTATCCCGGTGTCTGCTGTGAAGCATTTCCAGGTGGATGCGGTTGCTGACCTGCTGGCGCAGTACACTCCGCTGTCGCCGCCGCTGTACCCGGATGGTGAGCTGACCGATGAGCCGGAGGCAACCCTCATCGCGGAGCTGGTGCGTGAGGCGGCCCTGGAGGGTGCGCGTGAGGAGCTGCCCCACTCGATTGCTGTGACGGTTGAGGAGATGGAGTTCCGTGAGGGCCGCCCGGAGGATAACCCGCTGCTGGATGTGCACGTGAACCTGTATGTGGAGCGCGAGTCGCAGAAGTACATCATTATCGGTAAGGGCGGCTCGAACCTGCGCAAGATTGGTACGAAGGCTCGTGAGCAGATTGAGGCGCTGCTCGGTACCCGCGTTTATTTGAATATTCATGTGAAGGTTGCGAAGGAATGGCAGTCTGACGCGCGTGCGTTGAACCGTTTGGGATTCTAG
- a CDS encoding LCP family protein: protein MPQAPRLRSTGRHMRTTVMTSNRNKWIALLTACMLVIVVGFGGVLALRMRNNLHTQELNISNYKNGLENGALDILVIGSDTRKGNNGAYGDEDDRNSEARADVMMLLQISKDRKNVSVLSFPRDLMVDVPQCTDPESGTVYPAEENVQINESLSRGGPGCTVATISKLTGVNIDHFMLVDFNAVKELSKVVGGVQVCVDAPIDDEYSGLKLPAGTSTVEGEQALAFLRSRHGFSDGSDIGRIQAQQGFLSSLLRKVKSEGTLSNPGRLINIAEAITQNVTVDKNLGNISTLVGVGAALGGVDLSNVVFATVPTEPWSQDENRLQVSADAANVFQRLRDDKSLKEEKAPEAPATSAAPVQLDRTVPVNVYNATGLDGRSATIASVIEGLGYSNVTPGTSASPTNFTTVFYSTGYEAEAKEIAAKLNVTRVVATEEVLGVSVTIGTDFPSGEAMEKQEAAIAGNATGQTADQHKCQTAFAY, encoded by the coding sequence ATGCCCCAGGCACCTCGTTTACGAAGCACCGGTCGTCATATGCGCACGACGGTGATGACTTCAAACCGCAATAAGTGGATTGCTCTGCTTACTGCTTGCATGCTCGTCATTGTTGTTGGCTTTGGTGGCGTGTTGGCTCTGCGTATGCGCAATAATCTGCATACTCAGGAGCTGAACATCAGCAATTACAAGAACGGCCTGGAGAACGGCGCCTTGGACATTCTCGTGATTGGCTCCGACACCCGTAAGGGCAATAACGGCGCGTACGGCGATGAGGATGACCGCAATTCTGAGGCTCGCGCGGACGTGATGATGCTGCTGCAGATCAGCAAGGACCGTAAGAACGTGAGCGTGCTGTCGTTCCCGCGTGACCTGATGGTTGATGTGCCGCAGTGTACTGATCCTGAGAGCGGCACCGTGTACCCGGCTGAGGAGAACGTTCAGATTAACGAGTCTCTGTCTCGCGGTGGCCCCGGTTGTACTGTGGCAACCATTAGCAAGCTGACCGGCGTGAATATTGACCACTTTATGCTGGTGGACTTTAACGCTGTGAAGGAGCTGTCGAAGGTTGTTGGTGGCGTTCAGGTCTGTGTGGACGCTCCGATTGATGACGAGTACAGCGGTCTGAAGCTTCCTGCGGGTACTTCCACTGTTGAGGGTGAGCAGGCTCTTGCGTTTTTGCGTAGCCGCCACGGCTTCTCGGATGGTTCCGATATTGGTCGTATTCAGGCTCAGCAGGGCTTCTTGTCTTCGCTGCTACGTAAGGTGAAGAGCGAGGGTACTCTGTCGAATCCAGGCCGTCTGATTAATATTGCTGAGGCGATTACTCAGAACGTGACGGTGGATAAGAACCTGGGCAATATCAGCACTCTGGTGGGTGTTGGTGCGGCTCTCGGCGGCGTGGACCTGTCGAATGTTGTGTTTGCGACGGTGCCGACTGAGCCGTGGAGCCAGGATGAGAACCGCCTGCAGGTTTCTGCGGATGCTGCGAACGTGTTCCAGCGTCTGCGTGATGATAAGTCGCTGAAGGAAGAGAAGGCTCCGGAGGCACCGGCTACTTCTGCCGCTCCGGTTCAGCTGGATCGTACGGTTCCGGTGAACGTGTACAATGCGACCGGTCTGGATGGCCGCTCGGCTACGATCGCTTCGGTGATTGAGGGCCTGGGCTACTCGAATGTTACTCCGGGTACCTCCGCTAGCCCGACGAACTTCACCACGGTCTTCTACTCGACCGGTTACGAGGCGGAGGCGAAGGAAATCGCCGCGAAGCTGAACGTGACCCGCGTGGTGGCGACTGAAGAGGTTCTGGGTGTGTCGGTGACTATTGGTACTGACTTCCCGTCCGGTGAGGCGATGGAGAAGCAGGAGGCTGCGATTGCGGGTAACGCGACCGGTCAGACTGCTGATCAGCACAAGTGCCAGACTGCTTTCGCCTACTAG
- the leuA gene encoding 2-isopropylmalate synthase — MKNHQKPSPMPVHKYRPFHEQIVVDLPDRTWPDKVIEKAPRWCAVDLRDGNQALIDPMDTDRKLAMFKLLVKMGYKEIEVGFPSASQTDFDFVRTLVEDGHIPSDVTIQVLVQAREHLIARTFEAIEGAPQAIVHFYNSTSVLQRRVVFNQDQEGVLDIALQGARLCRKYEEQMISDTKVIYEYSPESFTGTELEYAARVVNAVAEELEVGQNGRELIVNLPATVEMATPNVYADSVEWMHRNLNHREHIVLSLHPHNDRGTGVAAAELGYLAGADRIEGCLFGNGERTGNVDLVTLGLNMYTQGVDPQIDFSDIDGIRKTVEYCNQLKVHERSPYGGDLVFTAFSGSHQDAIKKGFEALERTAAEAGKTVDEVYWEVPYLPIDPRDLGRTYEAIIRVNSQSGKGGMAYLLKQDHGLDLPRRAQVEFSKIVQARTDAEGGEMTSQKLWNIFADEYLPATDTEKRWGKYRIESINIDSADTGATTLRVGLNIDGHTYTRSASGTGPVDALQNILSGEGVDIRVMDYSEHTMSSSSTANAACYVEAAVGSRVLWGIGVDNSTTRAALKAMISAVNRALRDERQA; from the coding sequence ATGAAAAACCACCAGAAGCCCAGCCCCATGCCGGTACACAAGTACCGCCCTTTCCACGAGCAGATTGTTGTTGACCTGCCGGACCGCACCTGGCCGGATAAGGTCATTGAGAAGGCTCCGCGCTGGTGCGCAGTGGATCTGCGTGACGGTAACCAGGCGCTGATTGACCCCATGGACACCGACCGTAAGCTTGCGATGTTCAAGCTGCTGGTGAAGATGGGTTACAAGGAAATTGAGGTTGGTTTCCCTTCGGCGTCGCAGACTGACTTTGATTTTGTGCGCACTCTCGTTGAGGACGGCCACATTCCTTCGGATGTGACCATTCAGGTTCTGGTGCAGGCGCGTGAGCACCTGATTGCCCGCACTTTTGAGGCGATTGAGGGCGCACCGCAGGCGATTGTGCACTTCTACAACTCGACCTCCGTGCTACAGCGTCGCGTGGTGTTCAACCAGGATCAGGAGGGCGTGCTGGATATCGCCCTGCAGGGTGCGCGCCTGTGCCGCAAGTACGAAGAGCAGATGATCTCTGACACTAAGGTCATCTACGAGTACTCGCCCGAGTCTTTCACCGGCACCGAGCTTGAGTACGCGGCTCGCGTGGTGAACGCTGTGGCTGAGGAACTGGAGGTCGGTCAGAACGGCCGCGAGCTGATTGTGAACCTGCCCGCTACCGTTGAGATGGCTACCCCGAACGTGTACGCCGACTCGGTCGAGTGGATGCACCGCAACCTGAACCACCGCGAGCACATTGTGCTGTCGCTGCACCCGCATAATGACCGCGGTACCGGCGTGGCTGCTGCTGAGCTGGGTTACTTGGCGGGTGCTGACCGTATTGAGGGTTGCCTCTTCGGTAATGGCGAGCGCACCGGTAACGTTGACCTGGTGACGTTGGGCCTGAACATGTACACCCAGGGTGTGGATCCGCAGATTGATTTCTCTGATATTGACGGTATCCGTAAGACTGTTGAATACTGCAACCAGCTGAAGGTGCACGAGCGTTCGCCGTATGGTGGCGATCTGGTGTTCACCGCGTTCTCTGGTTCTCACCAGGACGCTATTAAGAAGGGCTTTGAGGCTCTGGAGCGTACCGCTGCTGAGGCGGGTAAGACCGTGGATGAGGTTTATTGGGAGGTTCCGTACCTGCCGATTGATCCTCGCGATCTGGGTCGTACCTACGAGGCGATTATTCGTGTGAACTCGCAGTCCGGTAAGGGCGGTATGGCGTACCTGCTGAAGCAGGATCACGGTCTGGATTTGCCGCGTCGTGCTCAGGTTGAGTTCTCGAAGATTGTTCAGGCTCGTACTGACGCTGAGGGCGGCGAGATGACCAGCCAGAAACTGTGGAACATCTTCGCGGATGAGTACTTGCCCGCAACCGACACGGAGAAGCGTTGGGGTAAGTACCGTATTGAGTCGATTAACATTGATTCGGCTGATACCGGTGCGACCACTCTGCGTGTTGGTCTGAACATTGATGGTCACACTTACACCCGTTCGGCTTCGGGTACCGGTCCGGTGGATGCTCTGCAGAACATCCTGTCGGGCGAGGGCGTGGATATTCGCGTGATGGATTACTCGGAGCACACCATGTCGTCTTCGTCGACTGCTAACGCTGCGTGCTACGTTGAGGCTGCTGTTGGTTCTCGCGTGCTGTGGGGTATCGGTGTGGATAACTCGACGACTCGTGCGGCTTTGAAGGCGATGATTTCAGCTGTGAACCGTGCGCTGCGTGATGAGCGTCAGGCGTAG
- a CDS encoding undecaprenyl-diphosphate phosphatase → MEWIQAIILGFVQGLTEFLPISSSAHLNIVGQILPEKADPGAAFTAITQLGTETAVLIFFWRDIVRIVKAWFGALTGRVPRNDPDARMGWLIIIGSLPIGVLGLLLEDYIDTQFRSLWIVATMLIVFAVFLGLADRFGREQRELKDLTFRHGLLYGCAQALALIPGVSRSGGTITAGLFMGYTREAAARYSFLLAMPAVFMSGLYKTFKVVTGEEATGYYGIPSTIVATLVAFVVGYLMIGWFLKYVSSKSYGIFIWYRIALGILIFVGLGTGVLNATSSAF, encoded by the coding sequence GTGGAATGGATTCAAGCAATTATTTTGGGCTTTGTTCAGGGCCTGACCGAATTTCTGCCGATTTCGTCATCGGCGCATCTGAACATTGTTGGCCAGATCCTGCCGGAGAAGGCTGACCCGGGCGCCGCGTTTACCGCAATCACCCAGCTGGGTACTGAGACCGCGGTCTTGATTTTTTTCTGGCGCGATATTGTGCGCATTGTGAAGGCGTGGTTTGGCGCTCTTACCGGTCGTGTACCGCGCAATGACCCGGATGCCCGCATGGGTTGGCTGATTATTATTGGCTCCCTGCCCATCGGCGTTCTGGGCCTGCTGCTGGAAGACTACATTGACACCCAGTTCCGTAGCCTGTGGATTGTGGCGACTATGCTGATTGTCTTCGCTGTGTTCCTGGGTCTTGCGGACCGTTTTGGCCGCGAGCAGCGTGAGCTGAAGGACCTGACGTTCCGTCACGGCCTGCTGTACGGTTGCGCACAGGCGCTGGCACTGATCCCGGGTGTTTCCCGTTCGGGCGGTACGATTACTGCGGGTCTGTTCATGGGGTACACCCGTGAGGCTGCGGCACGTTACTCGTTCCTGCTGGCCATGCCTGCCGTGTTCATGTCTGGCCTGTACAAGACCTTCAAGGTGGTCACCGGCGAGGAAGCTACCGGCTACTACGGTATCCCCTCGACTATCGTGGCTACTCTGGTTGCGTTTGTGGTGGGTTACCTGATGATTGGCTGGTTCCTGAAGTACGTGTCGTCGAAGTCCTACGGCATTTTCATCTGGTACCGTATTGCGCTCGGTATCCTGATTTTCGTTGGTCTGGGCACTGGCGTTCTGAACGCTACTTCTTCGGCGTTCTAA
- the mshC gene encoding cysteine--1-D-myo-inosityl 2-amino-2-deoxy-alpha-D-glucopyranoside ligase, whose translation MRAWDAPASVTLPGQAALPRIFDTAAGEIVQVQEDKAASLYVCGITPYDATHMGHASTYVAFDLLHRAWLDAGVPVTYVQNVTDVDDPLLERATATNVDWRELAEDQTELFRTDMKALNVIPPAHYVGVVESIEWLFPLIEDLFRRGLAYRVPGYTDEQGVVHPDGDVYLDLKAVRELPANAEGYSWAPGEVCHLTRDEMLEIFAERGGDPNRAGKRDALDPLLWRVEREGEPSWDAGELGAGRPGWHIECTMIARRFVDGSLTVQAGGNDLTFPHHDLGAGHSWAVSARPHAKHYAHTGMVGLDGHKMSKSRGNLVLVSRLRAAGEDANAVRLAIMGQHYRSDWFWTDELLEHAKARLDTYRHAVSVAEGREGSEGVTDEAAVELLAAVREALGEDLNAPAALAAVDAWAVKALADTTVGGGALVRDILAARLGVVL comes from the coding sequence ATGCGAGCTTGGGATGCCCCCGCCTCTGTGACTCTGCCCGGTCAGGCTGCGTTGCCGCGTATTTTTGATACCGCGGCTGGTGAGATTGTTCAGGTTCAGGAGGATAAGGCGGCGAGCCTGTACGTTTGCGGTATCACCCCGTACGACGCGACGCATATGGGTCACGCCTCCACCTATGTTGCTTTTGACTTGCTGCACCGCGCCTGGCTGGATGCGGGCGTGCCGGTCACCTACGTGCAGAACGTGACCGATGTGGACGACCCGCTGCTGGAGCGTGCGACCGCGACGAATGTTGATTGGCGTGAGCTGGCTGAGGATCAGACGGAGCTGTTCCGCACCGATATGAAGGCGCTGAACGTGATTCCGCCGGCGCACTATGTGGGTGTGGTGGAGTCCATTGAGTGGCTGTTCCCGCTGATTGAGGACCTGTTCCGCCGCGGCCTGGCGTACCGCGTGCCCGGCTACACCGACGAGCAGGGTGTGGTGCATCCTGACGGTGACGTGTACCTGGATCTGAAGGCTGTGCGTGAGCTGCCCGCAAACGCTGAGGGCTACTCGTGGGCACCGGGCGAGGTCTGCCACTTGACCCGTGATGAGATGCTGGAGATTTTCGCTGAGCGCGGCGGCGACCCGAACCGTGCCGGTAAGCGTGATGCACTGGATCCGCTGCTGTGGCGTGTTGAGCGTGAGGGCGAGCCGAGCTGGGATGCCGGCGAGCTGGGCGCGGGCCGCCCCGGCTGGCACATCGAGTGCACGATGATTGCCCGCCGTTTTGTGGATGGTTCGCTGACCGTTCAGGCTGGCGGTAACGACTTAACGTTCCCGCACCATGATTTGGGTGCGGGCCATTCGTGGGCTGTGTCTGCACGCCCGCACGCTAAGCATTACGCGCACACCGGCATGGTCGGTTTGGACGGCCACAAGATGAGCAAGTCCCGCGGCAACCTGGTGCTGGTTTCGCGTCTGCGTGCGGCTGGTGAGGATGCGAACGCGGTGCGTCTGGCGATTATGGGTCAGCATTACCGTTCGGATTGGTTCTGGACTGATGAGCTGCTGGAGCACGCGAAGGCTCGCCTGGATACGTACCGTCATGCGGTGTCGGTGGCTGAGGGCCGTGAGGGTTCCGAAGGTGTCACCGATGAGGCGGCTGTTGAGCTGCTGGCCGCTGTGCGTGAGGCGCTCGGTGAGGACCTGAACGCTCCGGCGGCGTTGGCGGCTGTGGATGCGTGGGCTGTGAAGGCTCTGGCGGACACTACCGTCGGCGGTGGCGCGCTGGTGCGTGACATCCTGGCGGCACGCCTGGGCGTGGTCCTCTAA